From Stenotrophomonas maltophilia, a single genomic window includes:
- a CDS encoding endonuclease, producing MRLLSPLAAACLLALAAAPAQAEVFINELHYDDSTPAGDVGEAIEVVATAGEDLSGYRLYLYNGANASAAVVYANNPVPAGTAAGCGSATIAVVNYPTNGLQNGPNDGIALVDASGKVVQFLSYEGAITASGGPAAGMTSQNIPVAETNSTAPGTSLQLTGSGSQYAHFTWAESARQTFGSCNNGQTFSGGGTPGPNTPPSVSTTTPAQGSTTFPAAADLEVVFSETVNLASGAFALSCGTSGSVPLTFPASGRSVKLSTNTALVAGEACRFDIRAARITDLQGAHPAADSRIAFTVASTGGNPDPGNPGVPAGYYAKVNTSSPSQLRCSLHATIKGHTAYPYSGSGTSTWTILEIADEDPNNSGRILDAYRNRSYAKVTDRAGSGSGLKYNREHTWPNSLGFASTTGDKGLPYAPYTDTHMLYLTDAQWNADRGNKPFAKCDANCGERATEANNGQGGGSGGYPGNSNWVRTPDGNAGTFEVWGKRKGDMARAVMYMAIRYEGGKDAATGQSEPDLELTDDRSKIVKTSSSPAYMGLLSTLIDWHLSDPPDDAERSRNDVIYSFQGNRNPFIDHPEWATPALFTSAKPATCQLAN from the coding sequence ATGCGATTGCTGTCCCCGCTTGCCGCCGCCTGCCTGCTGGCGCTGGCCGCCGCGCCGGCCCAGGCCGAGGTCTTCATCAACGAACTGCACTACGACGACAGCACCCCGGCCGGTGACGTCGGCGAAGCGATCGAGGTCGTGGCCACGGCCGGCGAGGACCTGTCCGGCTACCGCCTGTACCTGTACAACGGCGCCAACGCCTCGGCCGCGGTGGTCTACGCCAACAACCCGGTGCCGGCCGGCACCGCCGCCGGCTGCGGCAGCGCCACCATCGCGGTGGTCAACTACCCGACCAACGGCCTCCAGAACGGCCCGAACGACGGCATCGCCCTGGTCGATGCCAGCGGCAAGGTGGTCCAGTTCCTCAGCTATGAGGGCGCCATCACCGCTTCCGGTGGCCCCGCTGCCGGGATGACCAGCCAGAACATTCCGGTGGCCGAGACCAACAGCACGGCGCCGGGCACCTCGCTGCAGCTGACCGGCAGCGGCAGCCAGTACGCGCACTTCACCTGGGCCGAGTCGGCCAGACAGACATTCGGCAGCTGCAACAACGGCCAGACCTTCAGCGGCGGTGGCACCCCGGGCCCGAACACGCCGCCGTCGGTGTCCACCACCACCCCGGCGCAGGGCAGCACCACCTTCCCGGCCGCCGCCGATCTGGAAGTGGTGTTCAGCGAGACGGTGAACCTGGCCAGCGGTGCCTTCGCGCTGAGCTGTGGCACCTCCGGCAGCGTGCCGCTGACCTTCCCGGCCAGCGGACGCAGCGTGAAGCTGTCCACCAACACCGCGCTGGTGGCCGGCGAGGCCTGCCGCTTCGACATCCGCGCCGCGCGCATCACCGACCTGCAGGGCGCGCACCCGGCCGCCGACAGCCGCATCGCCTTCACCGTGGCCAGCACCGGCGGCAATCCCGACCCGGGCAACCCGGGCGTGCCGGCCGGCTACTACGCGAAGGTGAACACCTCCAGCCCCAGCCAGCTGCGCTGCTCGCTGCATGCCACCATCAAGGGTCATACCGCGTACCCGTACAGCGGCTCGGGCACCAGCACCTGGACCATCCTGGAGATCGCCGACGAGGATCCGAACAACAGCGGCAGGATCCTGGATGCGTACCGCAACCGCAGCTACGCCAAGGTGACCGATCGCGCCGGCAGCGGCAGTGGCCTGAAGTACAACCGCGAGCACACCTGGCCGAACTCGCTGGGCTTTGCCAGCACCACCGGTGACAAGGGCCTGCCGTATGCGCCCTACACCGACACCCACATGCTGTACCTGACCGACGCGCAGTGGAACGCCGACCGTGGCAACAAGCCGTTCGCCAAGTGCGACGCCAACTGCGGCGAGCGCGCCACCGAAGCCAACAACGGCCAGGGCGGCGGCAGCGGCGGCTACCCGGGCAATTCCAACTGGGTGCGCACGCCGGACGGCAACGCTGGCACCTTCGAGGTGTGGGGCAAGCGCAAGGGCGACATGGCGCGTGCGGTGATGTACATGGCGATCCGCTACGAGGGCGGCAAGGATGCGGCCACCGGCCAGTCCGAGCCGGACCTGGAGCTGACCGACGACCGCAGCAAGATCGTCAAGACCAGCAGCTCGCCGGCCTACATGGGCCTGCTTTCGACGCTGATCGATTGGCACCTGTCCGACCCGCCGGATGACGCCGAGCGCTCGCGCAATGACGTGATCTACTCGTTCCAGGGCAACCGCAACCCGTTCATCGACCACCCCGAGTGGGCCACCCCGGCCCTGTTCACCTCGGCCAAGCCGGCCACCTGCCAGCTGGCCAACTGA
- the cutA gene encoding divalent-cation tolerance protein CutA produces the protein MSTVDPVLLLLTTCPDRASAERIAHALVGERLAACVTRLDGAQSTYRWQGEVTTDSELQLLVKTTASRVDDAIARIVELHPYELPECIAVETRAGLPAYLDWIRAQTREDTD, from the coding sequence ATGTCGACCGTCGATCCCGTCCTGTTGCTGTTGACCACCTGCCCGGACCGGGCCAGTGCCGAGCGCATCGCGCACGCGCTGGTCGGCGAGCGCCTGGCCGCGTGCGTGACCCGACTCGATGGCGCGCAGTCGACCTACCGCTGGCAGGGCGAGGTGACCACCGACAGCGAGCTGCAGCTGCTGGTGAAAACCACCGCGAGCCGCGTCGATGACGCGATTGCCCGGATCGTCGAACTGCATCCGTATGAACTCCCGGAGTGCATCGCGGTCGAAACCCGGGCCGGCCTGCCGGCATATCTGGACTGGATCCGGGCACAGACCCGGGAGGACACTGATTGA
- a CDS encoding protein-disulfide reductase DsbD family protein, with amino-acid sequence MKTLFARGAALCALLWLSLPAFALDEKDLLPVDQAFALTATAPERGQLQLQFKIAPGYYLYRHRTSVKADPAFNAGTLQMPKGDRHHDDFFGEVETYRERLQAILPGTPTDAAGTISVEVRYQGCADAGVCYPPQKRVVQVTLPGGGTPAAAPAARTSAGNPFNNPLAGAGSTGGLRLPGAASNSQALPLPSEQAFGFDAIASDGNTLLLRFSPAPGYYLYRDRTSLKLEGSAGVLADKPRWPAAQSHRDEHFGDVSVYFNQVEVPLPLRRTVSDAVDSTLVVTFQGCQTDGICYPPMTRRVKLSIPAGKANASADQAPPRNEVISPLAAGSGAPREAANGAPLRLLPTVPNDGAARPAAAGAEGAGNEFATDAQGDNALRTRPPATTPNPDRSFVWVLLLALAGGLVLNLMPCVLPILSLKVLSLAQSGESPQRARSHALWYTLGVLVAFAVIGALMVGLRAIGNAVGIGFQLQHPGVVAALAYIMFAVGLSLSGVFTLGGGIGNLGQSLASRSGPAGDFFTGALACVVGSACVGPFMGGAIAYAFIAPPLKAMTVFLFLGLGLALPFLLIGFVPALARRLPKPGPWMETLKHVLAFPMYATALWLLWVLGKQRGVDGMALVLGGLLLLAFGLWLFERNRWTGSRAVTLLGVLLAIGALVPAWGVTQLAAPTRAAQAASENVVEYSPQLLDRLRADNRVVFVNMTADWCVSCKANERAVLSRPEFKDLLKRTNAVYMRGDYTNVDPQITSFLEEHKAVGVPLYVVYGPGAPPTVLPTLLTQAVVEEALLRTAR; translated from the coding sequence TTGAAGACTCTGTTTGCGCGTGGCGCCGCCTTGTGCGCCCTGTTGTGGCTCTCGTTGCCGGCCTTCGCGCTGGATGAGAAGGACCTGCTGCCGGTGGACCAGGCGTTCGCGCTGACCGCCACCGCCCCCGAACGTGGCCAGCTGCAACTGCAGTTCAAGATCGCACCGGGCTATTACCTCTATCGCCACCGCACCAGCGTCAAGGCGGACCCCGCATTCAACGCCGGCACGCTGCAGATGCCCAAGGGCGACAGGCACCACGACGATTTCTTCGGCGAGGTTGAAACCTATCGCGAGCGCCTGCAGGCCATCCTGCCCGGCACACCCACCGATGCGGCCGGCACCATCAGCGTGGAAGTGCGCTACCAGGGTTGCGCCGATGCCGGTGTCTGCTACCCGCCGCAGAAGCGCGTGGTGCAGGTCACCCTGCCGGGCGGCGGTACGCCGGCTGCGGCACCCGCGGCGCGTACCAGTGCCGGCAACCCGTTCAACAATCCGCTGGCCGGTGCCGGCAGCACGGGCGGCCTGCGCCTGCCGGGTGCGGCCAGCAACAGCCAGGCGCTGCCGCTGCCGTCGGAACAGGCCTTCGGCTTCGATGCCATCGCCAGCGACGGCAACACCCTGCTGCTGCGTTTCAGCCCGGCCCCGGGCTACTACCTGTATCGCGACCGCACTTCGCTGAAGCTGGAAGGCAGCGCCGGCGTGCTGGCCGACAAGCCGCGTTGGCCGGCCGCGCAGTCGCATCGCGATGAACATTTCGGCGATGTCTCGGTGTACTTCAACCAGGTGGAAGTGCCGCTACCGCTGCGCCGCACCGTCAGCGATGCGGTCGACAGCACCCTGGTGGTGACCTTCCAGGGCTGCCAGACCGATGGCATCTGCTACCCGCCGATGACGCGCCGGGTGAAGCTGTCGATTCCGGCCGGCAAGGCCAACGCCAGCGCCGACCAGGCACCGCCGCGCAACGAGGTGATCAGCCCGCTGGCCGCTGGCAGTGGCGCCCCGCGCGAAGCGGCCAACGGCGCTCCGCTGCGCCTGCTGCCGACCGTGCCCAACGACGGAGCTGCCCGCCCGGCCGCCGCAGGCGCTGAGGGCGCAGGCAATGAATTCGCCACCGATGCGCAGGGTGACAACGCGCTGCGCACGCGCCCGCCGGCGACCACCCCGAACCCGGACCGTTCATTCGTCTGGGTACTGTTGCTGGCGCTGGCCGGCGGCCTGGTGCTGAACCTGATGCCGTGCGTGCTGCCGATCCTGTCGCTGAAGGTGCTGAGCCTGGCGCAGAGTGGCGAAAGCCCGCAGCGCGCGCGCAGCCATGCGCTCTGGTACACGCTGGGCGTGCTGGTCGCGTTCGCGGTGATCGGCGCGCTGATGGTGGGCCTGCGCGCGATCGGCAACGCGGTCGGCATCGGCTTCCAGCTGCAGCATCCGGGTGTGGTGGCGGCGCTGGCCTACATCATGTTCGCGGTGGGCCTGAGCCTGTCCGGCGTGTTCACCCTGGGCGGCGGCATCGGCAACCTCGGCCAGTCGCTGGCCAGCCGCAGCGGCCCGGCCGGTGATTTCTTCACCGGTGCGCTGGCCTGCGTGGTCGGCAGTGCCTGTGTCGGCCCGTTCATGGGCGGTGCCATTGCCTACGCCTTCATTGCCCCGCCGTTGAAGGCGATGACCGTGTTCCTGTTCCTCGGCCTGGGCCTGGCCCTGCCGTTCCTGCTGATCGGCTTCGTGCCGGCGCTGGCGCGCCGCCTGCCCAAGCCGGGCCCATGGATGGAAACGCTCAAGCACGTGCTGGCCTTCCCGATGTATGCCACCGCGCTGTGGTTGCTGTGGGTGCTGGGCAAGCAGCGTGGCGTGGATGGCATGGCGCTGGTGCTGGGCGGCCTGCTGCTGCTCGCCTTCGGCCTGTGGCTGTTCGAGCGCAACCGCTGGACCGGCTCGCGCGCGGTGACGCTGCTGGGCGTGCTGCTGGCCATCGGCGCACTGGTGCCTGCCTGGGGCGTAACCCAGCTGGCAGCGCCGACGCGTGCCGCACAGGCGGCCAGCGAGAACGTGGTCGAGTATTCGCCGCAGCTGCTGGACCGCCTGCGCGCCGACAACCGCGTGGTGTTCGTCAACATGACCGCCGACTGGTGCGTGAGCTGCAAGGCCAATGAGCGCGCGGTGCTGTCGCGACCGGAGTTCAAGGACCTGCTCAAGCGCACCAACGCGGTGTACATGCGCGGCGACTACACCAACGTGGACCCGCAGATCACCTCGTTCCTGGAAGAGCACAAGGCGGTGGGCGTGCCGCTGTATGTGGTGTACGGCCCCGGCGCACCGCCGACCGTGCTGCCGACCCTGCTGACCCAGGCGGTGGTCGAGGAAGCGCTGCTGCGCACCGCACGATGA
- a CDS encoding TlpA family protein disulfide reductase — translation MKWQRPALLWTAVLAAGLGLWAGHRLTPAPVASATSPAAPAKLSLQAGDPMPALSLPDLEGRALDLRRHFAGRPLLINVWASWCAPCVEEMPELARFAHLQSSDGVQVLGLALDTPDDVRGFLQRVPVDYPIVIETPGPRDASVQLGNTQGLLPYSVLFDAQGRMVKAKLGPFAHGEIDGWVK, via the coding sequence ATGAAGTGGCAACGGCCAGCGCTGCTGTGGACAGCGGTGCTGGCCGCCGGCCTGGGCCTGTGGGCCGGGCATCGACTGACGCCGGCGCCGGTGGCATCGGCTACATCACCGGCCGCTCCCGCCAAGCTTTCGCTGCAGGCGGGCGATCCGATGCCCGCGCTGTCGCTGCCCGACCTTGAAGGACGCGCACTGGATCTGCGCCGGCACTTCGCCGGCCGCCCGCTGTTGATCAACGTGTGGGCCAGCTGGTGCGCGCCCTGCGTGGAAGAAATGCCCGAACTGGCTCGTTTCGCCCACCTCCAGAGCAGCGACGGCGTGCAGGTGCTGGGCCTGGCGCTGGACACCCCGGACGACGTGCGTGGTTTCCTGCAGCGGGTTCCGGTGGACTACCCGATCGTGATCGAGACCCCGGGCCCGCGCGATGCCAGCGTACAGCTGGGCAATACGCAGGGCCTGCTGCCCTACAGCGTGCTGTTCGATGCGCAGGGGCGGATGGTCAAGGCGAAGCTGGGGCCGTTCGCCCACGGCGAGATCGACGGCTGGGTGAAGTGA
- a CDS encoding PepSY domain-containing protein translates to MFKNILFQVHWLLGITAGAILAVMGLSGAVLSFEDELLRAANPGFAAIAEHHADSQLPLTLSELVPRLQAGSERPLQRLRVDATGQRPSVARFAGGKEHWVYFDPYSGERFSALRGQAFFDFVEDLHRHLAAGERGKWITGSCAIALLFFTLSGLYLRWPRRWWHWRSWLAVEWKRSGRGFLWSLHSVVGTWVLLIYLMSALTGLWWSFDWYRSAANSVLGVAPAAKHTVAIDAPLDLQRVEATLYALPGVRTGFIDLRLPEKPGQALNVRVMAGDPSQRGGHHDRAHDLLQLDPASGAVLDSRPYDRQGAGGQLATSVFALHSGSYFGLPGRVVVMLSSLGMSLFFITGWMLYLDRRRSQRAARGLRQSLPMPAATDGHGAPWLVVHASQSGLAEQLAWRAAAQLQAAGSAVQVLPLSRIDAAKLQATSQALLVLSTFGDGEPPDAARRAARLLLAQAPDLSGLQFGLLALGDRQYPHYCGFGRQVDGWLTGNGARALFARIDVDAASVPALRQWQLQLGALTGIATDDSVLPPATRMHDWRLLGRDRLNPGSVGGAIWRIRLAAPADVQWQAGDILHIAPRHNARHAGAVLRAHGLDPLQPLLVDGAPRTLLALASERELPEADAALPVQDACLWLSGLPMLPGREYSIASAANDGEVELVVRLVHDTAGRAGLGSGWLSLHAPIGASVVARVHRNPGFHRVPAAPMVLVGNGTGIAGLRSLLRESAYAGEHGHWLLFGERQRAHDLLFADEIEAWQAQGHLARVDLAFSRDGGGGYVQDRLRAASDVLRDWMQRGAVIHVCGSLQGMAEGVDQVLRAALGDETVETLLENGRYRRDVY, encoded by the coding sequence ATGTTCAAGAACATCCTGTTCCAAGTGCACTGGCTGCTGGGCATCACCGCCGGTGCCATCCTGGCCGTGATGGGCCTCAGTGGTGCCGTGCTGTCCTTCGAGGACGAACTGCTGCGTGCGGCCAACCCCGGCTTTGCGGCCATCGCCGAACACCACGCCGACAGCCAGCTTCCGCTCACGCTCAGCGAGCTGGTGCCGCGGCTGCAGGCCGGCAGCGAACGCCCGCTGCAACGCCTGCGCGTCGACGCCACCGGGCAGCGGCCGTCGGTCGCGCGCTTTGCCGGCGGCAAAGAGCATTGGGTGTATTTCGACCCGTACAGCGGCGAGCGCTTCAGTGCCCTGCGCGGCCAGGCGTTCTTCGATTTCGTCGAAGACCTGCATCGTCATCTCGCGGCCGGCGAACGCGGCAAGTGGATCACCGGCAGCTGTGCGATCGCGCTGCTGTTCTTCACCCTGTCCGGGCTCTACCTGCGCTGGCCACGGCGCTGGTGGCACTGGCGCAGCTGGCTGGCGGTGGAGTGGAAACGCAGTGGCCGCGGTTTCCTGTGGAGCCTGCATTCGGTGGTCGGCACCTGGGTGCTGTTGATCTACCTGATGAGCGCATTGACCGGCCTGTGGTGGTCGTTCGACTGGTACCGCAGCGCCGCCAACAGCGTGTTGGGCGTCGCGCCGGCGGCCAAGCATACGGTGGCCATCGATGCCCCGCTGGACCTGCAACGCGTCGAAGCCACGCTGTATGCCTTGCCCGGCGTGCGCACCGGCTTCATCGACCTGCGCTTGCCGGAAAAACCGGGCCAGGCGCTCAACGTGCGGGTGATGGCCGGTGATCCGTCGCAGCGCGGAGGGCACCATGATCGCGCGCATGATCTGCTGCAGCTGGACCCGGCCAGCGGCGCGGTGCTCGATTCCCGCCCCTACGATCGCCAGGGCGCGGGCGGCCAGCTGGCCACCAGCGTGTTCGCGCTGCACTCGGGCAGCTACTTCGGCCTGCCCGGGCGCGTGGTGGTGATGCTCAGCAGCCTGGGCATGAGCCTGTTCTTCATCACCGGCTGGATGTTGTACCTGGATCGCCGCCGCAGCCAACGCGCGGCACGCGGGCTGCGCCAGTCGCTGCCGATGCCAGCCGCCACCGATGGCCATGGCGCGCCGTGGCTGGTGGTGCATGCCAGCCAGAGCGGCCTGGCCGAACAGCTCGCATGGCGTGCGGCCGCGCAGCTGCAGGCGGCCGGTAGCGCGGTGCAGGTGCTGCCGTTGTCGCGCATCGATGCCGCGAAGCTGCAGGCCACATCGCAGGCGCTGCTCGTGTTGAGCACCTTCGGCGACGGTGAACCGCCGGATGCGGCCCGACGCGCGGCACGCCTGTTGCTCGCGCAGGCACCGGACCTGTCGGGGCTGCAGTTCGGCCTGCTCGCGCTGGGGGATCGCCAGTATCCGCACTACTGCGGCTTCGGCCGCCAGGTCGATGGCTGGCTGACCGGCAACGGTGCACGTGCGCTGTTCGCGCGCATCGATGTCGATGCCGCCTCGGTGCCGGCCCTGCGCCAGTGGCAGCTGCAACTGGGCGCACTGACCGGCATCGCCACCGATGACAGTGTGCTGCCGCCCGCAACGCGGATGCACGACTGGCGCCTGCTCGGCCGCGACCGCCTCAACCCGGGCAGCGTCGGCGGCGCGATCTGGCGTATCCGTCTTGCCGCCCCGGCCGATGTGCAGTGGCAGGCCGGTGACATCCTGCATATCGCGCCCCGCCACAACGCGCGGCATGCGGGTGCAGTGCTGAGAGCGCATGGACTGGATCCGCTGCAGCCGCTGCTGGTTGACGGCGCGCCGCGCACGCTGCTGGCGCTGGCCAGCGAACGCGAACTGCCGGAGGCCGATGCCGCATTGCCCGTGCAGGATGCCTGCCTGTGGTTGTCCGGGCTGCCGATGCTGCCCGGCCGCGAGTACTCGATCGCCTCCGCCGCGAACGACGGCGAGGTGGAGCTGGTGGTCAGGCTGGTGCATGACACCGCCGGTCGTGCCGGGCTGGGCTCGGGCTGGTTGTCGCTGCATGCGCCGATCGGCGCCAGCGTCGTCGCCCGCGTGCATCGCAATCCCGGTTTCCATCGGGTGCCTGCTGCGCCGATGGTGCTGGTCGGCAACGGCACCGGCATCGCCGGCCTGCGCAGCCTGCTGCGCGAGTCCGCGTATGCAGGCGAGCACGGGCACTGGCTGTTGTTTGGCGAGCGCCAGCGCGCGCACGACCTGCTGTTTGCCGACGAGATCGAGGCCTGGCAGGCGCAGGGCCATCTGGCGCGGGTGGACCTGGCGTTCTCGCGCGATGGCGGAGGTGGCTATGTGCAGGATCGCCTGCGTGCGGCCTCTGATGTGCTGCGCGACTGGATGCAACGCGGCGCGGTGATCCACGTCTGTGGCTCGCTGCAGGGCATGGCCGAAGGCGTGGACCAGGTGCTGCGCGCTGCGCTGGGCGATGAAACGGTGGAAACGCTGCTGGAGAACGGGCGCTACCGCCGCGACGTGTACTGA
- a CDS encoding methyl-accepting chemotaxis protein, whose amino-acid sequence MSAVVPHLRSLRTHLARLRAASPGVLSSSVLSSNLLLWLQPHRLSVANKLKATLWVCGLGLVAIAAVYAWTGHASAQAARNQASYQRGSDLAASLATRVAEARRLQTQYARSFDDADRNQLLATQKALQADLQALRAIPMDAGRRKALQVLTEAADAFSQGVAALFERVDEMGRGDAGLAAQLQQAADTLQAQVDALQRPLLALSLQKMRRQEALLLLDGDSAHADRASEEKLPFDLALAGLSTDVQDALRSGMEAYQVALLGYTAARVGLDVEAQSLLDTAAGVAPALAAFQQAQVAALAEAQARQQAGTRAMSVLFALTLLLVAGVLITSLVLVLRAVRQPIQDTLRFASDIADDRLDTTLRVYNANDEIGQLAQRLVDMQQRLRARIETERAVARGNTRVRQALDSAQTGLMVIDAEGLVAYANPALLQQLDLQADALVASEAVRLHPALASLAGVRQREEREIGQDGVRYQLIANPITDEGQFLGVAVEWRSRALETLLETEVAALVDAAAHGDLHGRIVLDGKQGFVRTLSTSINRLLATFETNLGDLQALLAALARGDLSVRMDGDLQGVFARMRDDANATVAQLGRIVTRIQQATSSLDTGVGEIVAGHYDLSQRTEQQAANLEETAASMHELTDTVGRNADAAGRADALVKGAAAVAQRGGDAVGQVVATMHGISEASRRIGDITQLIDGIAFQTNILALNAAVEAARAGEQGRSFAVVAAEVRLLAQRSAEAAKQIKGLIEDSVARVGQGNQQAEQAGTTMGEIVGSVQQLADLLAGIRSASQDQHAGIAQVNQTIVQMEASTQRNASLVEEAGASTAQMQAQVHALAEAVGAFRLQPARQARAAA is encoded by the coding sequence ATGTCGGCCGTCGTTCCCCACCTCCGGTCCCTGCGCACGCATCTGGCCCGCCTGCGCGCGGCGTCGCCCGGCGTGCTGTCGTCGAGCGTGCTGTCGTCGAACCTGCTGCTGTGGCTGCAGCCGCACCGGCTCAGCGTAGCCAACAAGCTCAAGGCAACCCTCTGGGTCTGTGGCCTGGGCCTGGTGGCAATCGCCGCAGTCTACGCCTGGACCGGCCACGCCAGCGCACAGGCCGCACGCAATCAGGCCAGTTACCAGCGCGGCAGCGACCTGGCCGCCAGCCTGGCCACGCGCGTGGCCGAAGCCCGGCGCCTGCAGACCCAGTATGCCCGCAGTTTCGATGATGCTGACCGCAACCAGTTGCTGGCCACACAGAAGGCACTGCAGGCCGACCTGCAGGCGCTGCGCGCGATACCGATGGATGCCGGGCGGCGCAAGGCGCTGCAGGTGCTGACCGAAGCCGCGGACGCGTTCTCTCAGGGCGTCGCGGCCCTGTTCGAACGGGTCGACGAGATGGGCCGGGGTGATGCCGGCCTTGCCGCGCAGCTGCAGCAGGCCGCCGACACCCTGCAGGCGCAGGTCGATGCGCTGCAGCGCCCCTTGCTGGCGCTGTCCCTGCAGAAGATGCGCCGACAGGAAGCATTGCTGCTGCTCGACGGTGACTCTGCCCATGCCGACCGTGCCAGCGAAGAGAAGCTGCCGTTCGACCTCGCGCTGGCCGGCCTGTCCACCGATGTGCAGGATGCCCTGCGCAGCGGCATGGAGGCCTATCAGGTCGCCTTGCTGGGTTACACCGCCGCCCGCGTCGGCCTGGATGTGGAGGCGCAGTCGCTGCTGGACACCGCCGCCGGCGTGGCGCCGGCACTGGCCGCCTTCCAGCAGGCCCAGGTGGCGGCGCTGGCCGAGGCACAGGCGCGCCAGCAGGCCGGCACGCGCGCCATGAGCGTACTGTTCGCGCTGACCCTGCTGCTGGTTGCCGGCGTGCTGATCACCAGCCTGGTGCTGGTCCTGCGCGCGGTGCGCCAGCCGATCCAGGACACCCTGCGCTTCGCCAGCGATATCGCGGACGACCGCCTGGACACCACCCTGCGCGTGTACAACGCCAATGATGAGATCGGCCAGCTCGCCCAGCGCCTGGTCGACATGCAGCAGCGCCTGCGTGCGCGCATCGAGACCGAGCGCGCGGTGGCGCGCGGCAATACCCGCGTGCGCCAGGCGCTGGACAGCGCACAGACCGGCCTGATGGTGATCGATGCCGAAGGGCTGGTGGCTTATGCCAACCCGGCGCTGCTGCAGCAGCTGGACCTGCAGGCTGACGCGCTCGTGGCCAGCGAAGCGGTGCGCCTGCATCCGGCGCTGGCCAGCCTGGCCGGCGTACGCCAGCGCGAAGAACGCGAGATCGGCCAAGACGGTGTTCGCTACCAGCTGATCGCCAATCCCATCACCGACGAAGGACAGTTCCTCGGTGTGGCGGTGGAATGGCGCAGCCGCGCACTGGAAACCCTGCTCGAAACCGAAGTGGCCGCACTGGTCGACGCCGCCGCGCACGGTGACCTGCACGGTCGCATCGTGCTGGACGGCAAGCAGGGCTTCGTGCGCACGCTGTCGACCAGCATCAACCGCCTGCTGGCGACCTTTGAAACCAATCTCGGCGACCTGCAGGCGCTGCTGGCCGCGCTGGCACGCGGCGACCTCAGCGTGCGCATGGACGGCGACCTGCAGGGCGTGTTCGCGCGCATGCGCGACGATGCCAACGCCACCGTCGCGCAGCTGGGCCGCATCGTCACCCGCATCCAGCAGGCCACCTCCAGCCTGGATACCGGCGTTGGTGAGATCGTCGCTGGCCACTACGACCTGTCGCAGCGTACCGAGCAGCAGGCGGCCAACCTGGAAGAAACCGCGGCGTCGATGCATGAGCTGACCGACACCGTGGGCCGCAATGCCGACGCGGCCGGTCGCGCCGATGCGCTGGTCAAGGGTGCGGCAGCGGTGGCCCAGCGCGGCGGCGACGCCGTGGGCCAGGTGGTGGCGACCATGCACGGCATCAGCGAAGCCTCGCGGCGGATCGGTGACATCACCCAGCTGATCGATGGCATCGCCTTCCAGACCAACATCCTTGCACTGAACGCAGCGGTGGAAGCAGCGCGCGCCGGCGAACAGGGCCGCAGCTTCGCCGTGGTGGCTGCGGAAGTGCGGCTGCTGGCCCAGCGCAGTGCCGAGGCGGCCAAGCAGATCAAGGGATTGATCGAGGATTCGGTGGCGCGTGTCGGGCAGGGCAACCAGCAGGCCGAGCAGGCCGGCACCACAATGGGCGAGATCGTCGGCAGCGTGCAGCAGTTGGCGGACCTGCTGGCCGGTATCCGCAGCGCATCGCAGGACCAGCATGCCGGCATCGCACAGGTGAACCAGACCATCGTGCAGATGGAAGCCAGTACCCAGCGCAATGCCAGCCTGGTGGAAGAGGCCGGTGCCTCGACTGCACAGATGCAGGCGCAGGTGCATGCCCTGGCCGAAGCGGTGGGAGCCTTCCGCCTGCAGCCGGCGCGGCAGGCCCGCGCCGCGGCGTGA